In the Brucella anthropi ATCC 49188 genome, one interval contains:
- a CDS encoding antibiotic biosynthesis monooxygenase family protein: MIAVIFEVWPADDNRREQYLDIAAGLREDLSRIDGFLSIERFQSLADPDKLLSLSFWRDEDAVREWRNLPSHRAAQGKGRNGVFENYRLRVASIMRDYGLDERSEAPDDSRTIHAA; encoded by the coding sequence ATGATTGCCGTCATATTCGAAGTCTGGCCAGCCGATGACAACAGACGTGAACAGTATCTCGATATTGCCGCAGGCCTGCGCGAAGATCTTTCCAGGATTGACGGTTTTCTGTCGATCGAGCGTTTTCAAAGCCTGGCTGATCCCGACAAATTGCTTTCGCTCTCGTTCTGGCGCGACGAAGATGCGGTGCGTGAATGGCGCAACCTGCCGTCTCATCGGGCAGCACAGGGAAAGGGACGCAATGGTGTTTTTGAGAACTACCGTTTGCGTGTAGCCAGCATCATGCGTGACTATGGTCTGGATGAACGAAGCGAAGCGCCTGACGACAGCCGCACAATTCATGCGGCTTAA
- a CDS encoding NIPSNAP family protein: protein MITCFIRYQIDPFKADAFAEYARNWGQAIPRCGADLIGYFGPHEGSSTTAYGVYSVENLAAYEAYRARLAADPLGRENYEFARREQFIRSEDRIFLKLQSAPHGEFIKP, encoded by the coding sequence ATGATAACCTGTTTCATCCGCTATCAGATCGACCCGTTCAAAGCGGATGCCTTTGCAGAATATGCGCGCAATTGGGGACAGGCGATTCCGCGCTGCGGCGCTGATCTCATCGGCTATTTCGGGCCGCATGAAGGTTCGTCGACCACAGCCTACGGCGTCTATTCAGTCGAAAACCTTGCCGCGTATGAAGCATATCGGGCACGGCTTGCCGCCGATCCGCTGGGACGCGAGAATTACGAATTTGCGCGCAGAGAACAATTCATCCGATCCGAAGACCGCATCTTCCTCAAACTCCAATCCGCACCGCATGGGGAGTTCATCAAGCCATGA
- the alaS gene encoding alanine--tRNA ligase, translated as MAGVNEIRSTFLDYYRKNGHEVVPSSPLVPRNDPTLMFTNAGMVQFKNVFTGLEHRSYNRATTSQKCVRAGGKHNDLDNVGYTARHHTFFEMLGNFSFGDYFKEDAISFAWNLITKEFGLPKDKLLVTVYHTDDDAANYWKKIAGLSDDRIIRIATSDNFWAMGDTGPCGPCSEIFFDHGDHIWGGPPGSADEDGDRFIEIWNLVFMQFEQITPEQRIDLPRPSIDTGMGLERVAAVLQGVHDNYDIDLFKALIRASEEATGVKAEGEFRASHRVIADHLRASSFLIADGVLPSNEGRGYVLRRIMRRAMRHAQLLGAKEPLMWRLLPALIREMGQAYPELIRADALISETLKLEETRFRKTLDRGLGLLSDATESLVEGDRLDGETAFKLYDTYGFPLDLTQDALRQRGIAVDTDGFSAAMQRQKAEARANWAGSGEAATETIWFGIKDKVGATEFLGYETEVAEGVITALVRDGAEVQSAAEGDVVSVVVNQTPFYGESGGQQGDTGTISGEGFAIAIKDTQKKGEGVFVHIGEVTKGTAKTGDAVELKVDSVRRTRIRSNHSATHLLHEALRETLGSHVAQKGSLVAPDRLRFDFSHPKPISAEELTQVENLANEIILQNAPVSTRLMAVDDAIAEGAMALFGEKYGDEVRVVSMGTAKHGSKEGKAYSVELCGGTHVRQTGDIGLVRIVSEGAVAAGVRRMEALTGEAARLYLEEQDERVKAIAGALKTTPSEALERVNALLDERKKLERELADARKKLALGGGSADGGSAVEAVNGVNFLGKIVTGVSPRDLKPLADEGKKQVGSGVVLFIGIGEDSKASAVAAVTEDLVGRFSAVDLVRAASVALGGAGGGGRPDMAQAGGPDGDKADAAIAAVKALII; from the coding sequence ATGGCTGGCGTCAACGAGATTAGGTCCACATTCCTCGATTATTACCGCAAGAACGGGCATGAGGTCGTTCCATCGAGCCCACTTGTCCCGCGTAACGATCCGACGCTGATGTTCACCAATGCGGGTATGGTTCAGTTCAAGAACGTTTTTACGGGTCTTGAACACCGTTCCTACAATCGCGCGACGACTTCCCAGAAGTGCGTGCGTGCCGGTGGCAAGCACAACGATCTGGACAATGTCGGCTATACCGCTCGTCACCATACGTTCTTTGAAATGCTCGGCAATTTCTCGTTTGGCGACTATTTCAAGGAAGATGCCATCAGTTTCGCCTGGAATCTGATCACGAAGGAATTCGGCCTTCCGAAGGACAAGTTGCTCGTCACCGTTTATCACACGGACGACGACGCTGCGAATTATTGGAAGAAGATCGCGGGTCTTTCCGATGACCGCATTATCCGCATCGCTACAAGTGATAACTTTTGGGCTATGGGCGATACCGGTCCATGCGGTCCGTGTTCAGAAATCTTCTTCGACCACGGCGACCATATCTGGGGTGGACCTCCCGGATCGGCTGACGAAGACGGTGACCGTTTCATCGAAATCTGGAACCTCGTTTTCATGCAGTTCGAGCAGATCACGCCCGAACAGCGGATCGACCTGCCGCGTCCGTCTATCGACACCGGAATGGGGTTGGAGCGCGTCGCTGCGGTTCTGCAGGGCGTGCACGACAATTACGATATCGATCTCTTCAAGGCATTGATCCGCGCTTCGGAAGAAGCAACCGGCGTGAAGGCTGAGGGCGAATTCCGCGCCAGCCACCGTGTGATTGCTGATCATCTGCGCGCTTCGAGCTTCCTGATCGCTGACGGTGTTCTGCCGTCCAACGAAGGCCGCGGCTATGTTTTGCGTCGCATCATGCGCCGTGCAATGCGTCATGCCCAGCTCTTGGGCGCCAAAGAGCCGTTGATGTGGCGCCTGCTGCCGGCCTTGATCCGCGAAATGGGACAGGCTTATCCGGAACTGATCCGCGCCGATGCCTTGATCTCCGAAACGCTCAAGCTTGAGGAAACCCGCTTCCGCAAGACGCTGGATCGCGGTCTTGGCCTCCTGTCGGATGCGACGGAAAGCCTTGTTGAAGGGGATCGCCTCGATGGCGAAACCGCTTTCAAGCTTTACGACACCTATGGCTTTCCGTTGGATCTGACGCAGGATGCACTTCGTCAGCGCGGTATTGCCGTCGATACGGATGGCTTCAGTGCCGCCATGCAGCGCCAGAAGGCCGAGGCCCGTGCGAACTGGGCTGGTTCTGGTGAAGCCGCAACCGAAACGATCTGGTTCGGCATCAAGGATAAGGTCGGTGCGACGGAATTTCTCGGATACGAGACCGAGGTTGCCGAAGGCGTTATCACTGCGCTTGTCCGCGATGGCGCGGAAGTACAGTCCGCTGCTGAAGGCGATGTTGTTTCGGTCGTAGTCAACCAGACCCCGTTCTATGGAGAATCCGGCGGCCAGCAGGGCGATACCGGCACGATCTCCGGAGAAGGTTTTGCTATCGCAATCAAGGATACGCAGAAGAAGGGCGAGGGCGTCTTCGTTCACATCGGCGAAGTCACCAAGGGGACGGCGAAGACCGGCGATGCTGTTGAGCTGAAAGTGGATTCGGTGCGCCGCACGCGCATTCGTTCCAACCATTCGGCGACGCACCTTTTGCATGAGGCGCTGCGTGAAACGCTCGGCAGTCATGTTGCGCAGAAGGGTTCGCTCGTTGCACCGGATCGTCTGCGCTTCGACTTTTCGCATCCGAAGCCGATTTCGGCTGAAGAGCTGACGCAGGTTGAAAATCTCGCCAACGAAATCATTCTGCAGAACGCTCCTGTCAGCACCCGCCTGATGGCTGTTGACGATGCCATTGCCGAGGGTGCCATGGCACTGTTCGGTGAAAAATACGGCGATGAAGTTCGCGTCGTTTCCATGGGCACCGCCAAGCATGGTTCGAAGGAAGGCAAGGCCTATTCGGTTGAGCTTTGCGGCGGTACGCATGTGCGCCAGACCGGCGATATAGGTCTCGTCCGCATCGTTTCGGAAGGTGCTGTTGCCGCTGGCGTTCGTCGTATGGAAGCGCTGACGGGTGAGGCAGCACGTCTTTACCTTGAAGAGCAGGACGAGCGCGTAAAGGCCATCGCCGGTGCACTGAAGACGACACCGTCCGAAGCGCTGGAACGTGTCAACGCACTGCTTGATGAACGCAAGAAGCTGGAACGCGAACTTGCTGATGCGCGCAAGAAGCTTGCGCTTGGCGGTGGTTCGGCAGATGGCGGCAGCGCCGTTGAAGCTGTGAATGGCGTCAACTTCCTCGGCAAGATCGTGACTGGCGTTTCCCCGCGTGATCTCAAGCCGCTTGCCGACGAAGGCAAGAAGCAGGTCGGCTCCGGTGTGGTGCTGTTCATTGGTATCGGCGAAGATAGCAAGGCCAGCGCGGTGGCTGCGGTGACGGAAGATTTGGTTGGTCGCTTTAGTGCGGTCGATCTGGTTCGCGCTGCTTCTGTGGCCCTTGGTGGCGCAGGTGGCGGCGGTCGCCCGGACATGGCGCAGGCCGGCGGGCCGGATGGCGATAAGGCCGACGCTGCGATTGCAGCAGTCAAGGCACTGATCATCTAA
- a CDS encoding NADP-dependent isocitrate dehydrogenase: MAKIKVANPVVELDGDEMTRIIWQFIKDKLIHPYLDIDLKYYDLSVEHRDATNDQVTIDAANAIKEHGVGVKCATITPDEARVEEFKLKKMWKSPNGTIRNILGGVIFREPIICKNVPRLVPGWTQPIIVGRHAFGDQYRATDFKFPGKGTLSIKFVGEDGETIEHEVYQAPAAGVAMAMYNLDESIREFARASLNYGLQRNYPVYLSTKNTILKAYDGRFKDIFEEVYQTEFADKFKAAKIWYEHRLIDDMVASALKWSGGYVWACKNYDGDVQSDIVAQGFGSLGLMTSVLMTPDGKTVEAEAAHGTVTRHYRQHQKGEETSTNSIASIFAWTRGLAHRAKLDNNAELKRFADTLEKVCVDTVESGYMTKDLALLIGPDQPWLSTTGFLDKIDENLQKAMAA; this comes from the coding sequence TGAAATATTACGATCTGTCAGTCGAGCACCGCGATGCCACCAATGACCAGGTTACCATTGATGCGGCTAATGCCATCAAGGAACACGGCGTTGGCGTAAAATGCGCAACCATCACCCCGGACGAAGCCCGCGTTGAAGAATTCAAGCTCAAGAAGATGTGGAAGTCGCCAAACGGCACGATCCGCAACATTCTCGGCGGCGTGATCTTCCGCGAGCCGATCATCTGCAAGAACGTTCCGCGCCTCGTGCCGGGCTGGACCCAGCCGATCATCGTTGGCCGTCATGCTTTCGGCGATCAGTACCGCGCGACCGATTTCAAATTCCCGGGCAAGGGCACGCTGTCGATCAAGTTCGTCGGTGAAGATGGCGAGACCATCGAACACGAAGTCTATCAGGCTCCGGCGGCTGGTGTGGCAATGGCCATGTACAACCTCGACGAATCGATCCGCGAATTTGCCCGTGCTTCGTTGAACTACGGCTTGCAGCGCAACTACCCGGTCTATCTCTCGACCAAGAACACCATTCTCAAGGCTTATGACGGTCGCTTCAAGGACATCTTCGAAGAAGTTTACCAGACCGAGTTCGCTGACAAGTTCAAGGCTGCAAAGATCTGGTACGAACATCGCCTCATCGACGACATGGTCGCTTCGGCGCTCAAGTGGTCCGGCGGCTATGTTTGGGCTTGTAAGAACTACGACGGCGACGTGCAGTCGGATATCGTGGCTCAGGGTTTTGGCTCGCTCGGCCTGATGACCTCGGTTCTGATGACGCCGGATGGCAAGACCGTTGAAGCAGAAGCTGCACACGGCACCGTTACCCGTCACTACCGCCAGCATCAGAAGGGCGAGGAAACCTCGACCAATTCGATCGCTTCGATCTTCGCATGGACCCGCGGTCTCGCTCACCGCGCCAAGCTCGACAACAATGCCGAGCTTAAGCGTTTTGCCGACACGCTGGAAAAGGTCTGCGTCGACACCGTCGAAAGCGGCTACATGACCAAGGATCTGGCTCTGCTCATCGGTCCGGATCAGCCTTGGCTCTCGACCACCGGTTTCCTCGACAAGATCGACGAGAACCTTCAGAAGGCCATGGCCGCCTGA
- a CDS encoding glutathione S-transferase family protein, giving the protein MAELKLYTNPMSRGRIARWMLEEIGKPYDVEILDFGPPMKGPDYCTINPMGKVPALRHGDAVVTEVAAICAYLATTFPEAGLAPHPNERADFFRWLFFTSGPVEAALSNHALGFEIPADKQGMVGYGNYDTVVNTLEKAVSHHPYITGDRFTAADVYVGSHIGWGLRFGTLPARGAFVAYWDRLKDRPAMKRATELDEAAAAATQH; this is encoded by the coding sequence ATGGCTGAGTTGAAGCTCTATACCAACCCGATGTCGCGCGGACGCATCGCGCGCTGGATGCTGGAGGAGATCGGCAAACCCTATGATGTGGAAATTCTGGATTTCGGGCCACCGATGAAGGGGCCTGACTACTGCACAATCAATCCGATGGGCAAAGTTCCTGCCCTGCGCCACGGCGATGCGGTGGTGACGGAAGTGGCTGCAATCTGCGCCTATCTGGCAACAACATTTCCCGAAGCTGGTCTGGCGCCTCACCCCAATGAGCGCGCGGATTTCTTCCGCTGGCTGTTCTTTACATCTGGTCCTGTGGAAGCCGCCTTGTCCAACCATGCGCTCGGCTTTGAAATCCCCGCAGACAAGCAGGGAATGGTCGGCTACGGCAATTACGATACAGTGGTCAACACATTGGAGAAAGCGGTTTCGCACCATCCATACATCACCGGCGACCGCTTCACGGCGGCTGACGTTTATGTCGGCTCGCACATCGGCTGGGGCCTGCGCTTCGGCACGTTGCCGGCCAGAGGAGCGTTCGTCGCCTATTGGGACCGACTAAAAGATCGCCCCGCCATGAAGCGCGCCACGGAACTGGACGAGGCAGCAGCAGCAGCCACTCAGCATTAA
- a CDS encoding ArsR/SmtB family transcription factor — MKDGPIIASVAALLGDPARANMLTALMDGRALTVSELASAAGVTLQTASGHLAKLDAANLLVAEKQGRHRYFRLSGTDVAQVLEGLMGLAQRTGAVRVRTGPKDQALRRARICYDHLAGERGVEMLDASHRLELIVDDNEPVLTEKGKSFFSCLGVDVTTLEQGKRPVCRHCLDWSERRNHLGGALGAALLNHFISNGWARREAGRVIAFSPKGAQAFSRTFELAGQIT, encoded by the coding sequence ATGAAAGATGGCCCGATCATAGCTTCCGTTGCAGCACTCCTTGGTGATCCGGCGCGTGCAAACATGCTCACGGCGCTGATGGATGGTCGTGCGCTGACTGTCAGTGAACTCGCGTCAGCCGCAGGCGTGACGCTGCAAACCGCCAGCGGACATCTTGCGAAGCTTGACGCGGCCAATCTACTGGTCGCGGAGAAGCAGGGGCGGCACCGCTATTTCCGGCTTTCAGGAACAGATGTGGCGCAGGTCCTGGAAGGTTTGATGGGGCTTGCGCAACGCACCGGCGCTGTGCGGGTGCGGACCGGCCCGAAAGATCAGGCGCTGCGCAGGGCGCGCATCTGCTATGACCATCTCGCCGGTGAGCGTGGCGTGGAAATGCTTGATGCCTCGCATCGGCTTGAGCTGATTGTTGATGACAATGAGCCGGTGCTGACAGAAAAGGGCAAGTCGTTTTTCAGTTGCCTTGGCGTTGATGTGACCACTCTGGAGCAGGGCAAGCGCCCGGTCTGTCGTCACTGCCTCGACTGGAGTGAGCGTCGCAACCATCTGGGCGGAGCGCTCGGTGCAGCGCTGTTGAACCATTTCATTTCAAATGGCTGGGCACGCCGCGAAGCGGGGCGTGTCATCGCGTTCTCGCCAAAAGGTGCACAGGCATTCTCACGCACGTTTGAGCTGGCTGGCCAGATTACGTGA